In the Thermodesulfovibrionales bacterium genome, AAATTCGAAGTTAAGGAATTCCCCCTTCATGAATCTCTTTCCTGCGGTCTTCAATCTCCCTACACCTTTTCCTCAGCAGATTTTCCGAGTATCCCGGAAGGCCTAATGAGCAGCACGACGATGAGAACGATAAAGGCATACGCATCTTTATATTCATTCGAAATGTAGCTCCCCCCCATGCTCTCGACAAAGCCGAGGAATATCCCTCCGAACATCGCTCCGGGAATACTGCCGATCCCGCCGAGCACCGCAGCGGTAAATGCCTTGATGCCGGCGACGTAGCCAATCGAGTAATTCACGAGACCATAATACAGGGCTATCATGATCCCGGCGATAGCCGCAAGACCGGATCCGATGACAAAGGTCATCGAAATCACGGAGTCCACGTCAATGCCCAGGAGAGACGCCATGAGCTTATCCTGCGCCACAGCGCGCATCGCCTTTCCCATTCTTGTCCTCTTGATGAAGAGATGGAGAGAAATCATGAGGAGGAACGAAACAACGATGATAACGGTCTGAAGATACGTTAACCGCGCATTGAAGATGCTAAAACCGGCGGCCCCGAAGAGATGGGGGAAGACCTTGTCCGTCGCACCCTGCGTCAGCATGACATAATTCTGAAGGAAGAGAGACATCCCGATGGCACTGATAAGCGGGCTCAGCCTCGGCGCATTCCTCAAGGGCCGGTAAGCAATCTTTTCCATGGTAAAACCGTAGGCAGAGCAGAAGATAACGGCCAGGGCGAAGGTGAGCAGCAGTGCTAAGGGGAGACTGAAGGAGGTGAGGCCGATGGCGGTGAAGAACCCGAAAAAGATAATCCCGAGATATGCGCCGAGCATATAGATTTCGCCGTGGGCGAAATTGATGAGCTCGAGAATCCCGTAGACCATAGTGTAGCCCAGGGCGATAAGGGCATACACTCCCCCCAGGGTGAGACCATTTAGGATCTGCTGGAAAAGCATGGATCTGCCAAGGCCGGGTCAGAAAATCGGAGGGCGAAAAATCTCATGGTAATCAGTCCGGCTCATATGGTCTTCTATTTCCACGACGGGACAAGAGGTAATGCGGCATGGGTCAATCAATTATCGCCCGGGCCTCCAGTATTCGACGAACTTTCCCCCTTCTGTGACCCAAACGATGTAAGGAGAAATCGTGACGTCACCTTTCTCATCAAACTTTATCTTCCCGAGAGCACCGGAAAATTCCATGGAGTGGATCCTGTCCATGACCTTTTTCCCGTCCGTGGTGCCGGCCTCCCTGACCGCCGCAAGAAGGATATTTGCAGCATCATAGGCGTACACGGAATAGGGGCCGATCTCGCCGAATCTCTTCTCATACGTTTCATTAAACGTCCTCGCCGTAGGAATCTTCTTCGCATCCGGACTGAACGTCAGGTAGGTGCCTTCAGCTGCACCGGCACCCGCTATCTCGATAAATTTGGGATCTATGGAGCCGTCGCCGCTCAGAAAGGGTACCGTGAGACCTAGTTCCCGTGCCTGTTTCACGAGGAGACCCGTTTCTGGATAAATCCCGCCAAAGAAGATAATCTCGGGTCGCTTCTCTTTTACTGAGGTCAGCACGGTCTTATAATCCTTGTCGCCCTTTGTTATTCCGCTGTAGTACACCACCTCGATGTTACCGCCGAGATATTTCCTGAAGAGGTCGGCAAAACCCTGGCCGTAGGTCGTCTTGTCATGGAGAATCGCGACGCGTTTCATCTTGAGGTTGTCTCTTACGAATTCCGCAGCAACCCTTCCCTGCTGTTGGTCGGTGCCGCAGACCCTGAAGACCCCCCTGTATCCCCGCTCCGTAAGGAGAGGGTTCGTCGAAGCCGGCGTTATCATCGGAACGCCGGCGCGGTTATACACGTCAGATGCGGGGATCGAACAACTGGAATTAAAGTGCCCGATAACCCCAACAACCCCCTCATTCGCCATTTTATTTGCAACAGCGACCGCCTGCTTGGGGTCGGCCTGGTCGTCACCTGTCACTATCTCTACAGTCTTCCCCAAGATACCGCCTCTGCTATTCCATTCCTCGACCGCGATCGTCACACCCTTCTTGAAGTCGTTTCCCATCTTCGCTTCTGAGCCGGTCATCTGCGCGGCAACCCCGATCTTGATGGTATCCTCTCTTTTCTGGCATGCGGCGCAGATCATCAAAGGGAGTATGAGAAAAAGCCCCGTCAATCTTCCCTTCATGCTATTCTCCTGGCAGCTCCTCCGGACTTCGCCCCCGTTTCGCGTCTTCTCCGAGGACCCTGAGAAAGGCAGCGACGTTGACGGCGATATCGCCGATGAGAATCGCCGAAGCGACGGCAACGGCATCGGCTCCGGCATCGAGTACCGAGCGGAGGTTCTCCGTTGCTATGCCTCCTATCGCGACCACCGGGAGAGAGACTTCTCCCCTCACCTGCATCAGCTTCTCTATACCCCTCGGTGTACCCGCATCTTTTGTCTTTGTCGGAAAGAGGGGACCGAAGCCTATATAGTCCGCCCCGCCGGCAGCAGCCGCCTGCGCTTCCTTCAGAGAATGGGTTGATATGCCGATTATCCTCTCTCCCATCACCTTCCGTGCCTCTTTGAGGGGGAGGTCGTCCTGACCAAGGTGCACGCCGTCGGCATCAACAGCGAGCGCGATGTCTGCATGATCATTCACAATGAAGGTGGCGCGGTAATCCGCTGTTATCCGCCGTAACTTCGCGGCATCCTGATAGATGTCTCTCCTCGATTTCTCCTTTTCCCTGTACTGCACCCACCGAACCCCAGCCTTCACTGCGGCAAGGGTCATATCCTCAGGCGTTCTGCCACTCACCCTTCTATCGGTGATGAAGTAAAGTCCCGTAGAATAGGGGAGGCTCGAACTCATGCCGTTGATCCCCCCCGCTCCCGGTCTTCCGGTTTGCGATTGTTCATCCTCTCGACAAACCCAGTAGTAAACTCGCCATTGATGAAATCTTGATGGTTGAAGACCTTCCTGTGGAAGGGTATGGTCGTCTTTATCCCCTCTATCACGAACTCATCAAGGGCCCTCCGCATCGTCCTGATAGCATCCGCCCTCGTTTTCCCCTGTACCACCAG is a window encoding:
- a CDS encoding branched-chain amino acid ABC transporter permease, with the protein product MLFQQILNGLTLGGVYALIALGYTMVYGILELINFAHGEIYMLGAYLGIIFFGFFTAIGLTSFSLPLALLLTFALAVIFCSAYGFTMEKIAYRPLRNAPRLSPLISAIGMSLFLQNYVMLTQGATDKVFPHLFGAAGFSIFNARLTYLQTVIIVVSFLLMISLHLFIKRTRMGKAMRAVAQDKLMASLLGIDVDSVISMTFVIGSGLAAIAGIMIALYYGLVNYSIGYVAGIKAFTAAVLGGIGSIPGAMFGGIFLGFVESMGGSYISNEYKDAYAFIVLIVVLLIRPSGILGKSAEEKV
- a CDS encoding branched-chain amino acid ABC transporter substrate-binding protein, whose protein sequence is MKGRLTGLFLILPLMICAACQKREDTIKIGVAAQMTGSEAKMGNDFKKGVTIAVEEWNSRGGILGKTVEIVTGDDQADPKQAVAVANKMANEGVVGVIGHFNSSCSIPASDVYNRAGVPMITPASTNPLLTERGYRGVFRVCGTDQQQGRVAAEFVRDNLKMKRVAILHDKTTYGQGFADLFRKYLGGNIEVVYYSGITKGDKDYKTVLTSVKEKRPEIIFFGGIYPETGLLVKQARELGLTVPFLSGDGSIDPKFIEIAGAGAAEGTYLTFSPDAKKIPTARTFNETYEKRFGEIGPYSVYAYDAANILLAAVREAGTTDGKKVMDRIHSMEFSGALGKIKFDEKGDVTISPYIVWVTEGGKFVEYWRPGR
- the thiE gene encoding thiamine phosphate synthase; the protein is MSSSLPYSTGLYFITDRRVSGRTPEDMTLAAVKAGVRWVQYREKEKSRRDIYQDAAKLRRITADYRATFIVNDHADIALAVDADGVHLGQDDLPLKEARKVMGERIIGISTHSLKEAQAAAAGGADYIGFGPLFPTKTKDAGTPRGIEKLMQVRGEVSLPVVAIGGIATENLRSVLDAGADAVAVASAILIGDIAVNVAAFLRVLGEDAKRGRSPEELPGE